The sequence below is a genomic window from Microbacterium sp. SORGH_AS_0888.
GGTGCAGGAGCAGCGTCTGATCGCGAAGGCGATCAAGAACGCGCGCGAGATGGCGCTCCTGCCCTACGCGGGTGCGGGCCGGTAAGGGGCACCGACATGGCAAAGCTGATTCTCACGAACGAGGTCACCGGGCTCGGAAGCGCCGGTGACGTGGTCGAGGTCAAGAACGGGTACGCCCGCAACTACCTCATCCCGCAGGGCTTCGCGGTCGCATGGACCCGGGGCGGCGAGAAGCAGGTCGCGTCGATCCGCGCGGCCCGTCAGGCGCGCGCGATCCACGACCACGAAGAGGCCGTGGCGCTGAAGGACGCCCTCGAGACCAACAAGGTCAAGCTGACCGTCAAGGCCGGCGCCGAGGGGCGTCTGTTCGGCGCGGTCAAGACCGGCGACGTGGCCGACGCGGTCAAGGCCGCCGGCCTCGGCGACCTCGACAAGCGCAAGATCCAGATCCCGTCTGCGATCAAGGCCGTCGGCGAGCACGAGGCGACTGTTCGCCTGCGTGACGACCTCACCGCGGTGATCACCCTGCAGGTGGTCGCGGCCAAGTAATGCCCGTGCCCACACCCGGGCACGTTTTCGCGGATGGCGCGGAGCCGAACACGGCTCCGCGCCATCCGTCCTTCTGCGCGGGTCAGCCCTTCGCCGACGTGCGGCCGCGCCGCGTCACGAGAAGCAGAGCGAGTCCTGCGCCGAGAAGGGCGAACGCCCAGAGCGCTCCCGGCAGCGCGTCCGTGCCACCGGTCTGAGCGAGGGCGCCGACCGAGAGCGCGGCGGGCGTGCCCAGCCCGCCGGTCACCAGGCTCGCCGGGACGTTCGACGTGCCCGGGTCGGCCGGGGTGCCGGGGTTACCGGGCGTGCCGGGGTTACCGGGCGTGCCGGGGTCTCCCGGGTTTCCCGGGTTGCCGGGCGTGCCGGGGTTCCCCGGGGTGCCGGGAGTCGTCGGCGTGCCGGTGGTAGGGCTCGTCGTCGTGCTGTCGCCGATGACCGAGACGGCGTTGCCGCCCAGCGTGATCGGCGCCGACAGAGGCAGGCCCAGCTGTGTGCCGCCGAGGATCCCGTCATCGCCCGAGGTGACGGCCGGCGAGGCGCCGGAGCCCGGGGTGCCGGTGGCGGTGGTGGCGTCCGTGCTCGTGCTGTCGCCGAGGGCGGAGATGGCGTTGCCGCCGACGGTGACGGGCGCGGTGACCGGGACGATCGCCTGGGTGCCGCCGAGGATGCTGTCGTCTCCTGCGGTGGTGGCGTTGCCGGTCGTGCCGGTCGTGCCGGTGGCGGTGGTGGCGTCCGTGCTCGTGCTGTCGCCGAGGGCGGAGATGGCGTTGCCGCCGACGGTGACGGGCGCGGTGACCGGGACGATCGCCTGGGTGCCGCCGAGGATGCTGTCGTCTCCTGCGGTGGTGGCGTTGCCGGTCGTGCCGGTCGTGCCGGTGGCGGTGGTGGCGTCCGTGCTCGTGCTGTCGCCGAGGGCGGAGATGGCGTTGCCGCCGACGGTGACAGGCGCGGCGATGGGTGCGAGCACCTGGGTTCCGCTGAGGACCCCGTCCTCACCCGAGGTCGAGGGCGCGGCGCTCGCGCCGGCGCTCGGGGAGCCCGTGGCGGGAGCGGTCGCGGTCGACGCGTCGGTGGACGTGCTGTCGCCGAGCACCGAGATGGCGTTGCCTCCGACGGTCACCGGGACGGTCGCGTCGACGATCGCCTGGGTTCCGCCCAGGATCGCGTCGTCGCCGCTCGTGGCAGGTGAGCCGACTTCAACGGCGGGGGCCGCCTCCGGCGCGGTGGCGGCATCGGTGGACGAGCTGTCGCCGACGACCGATACACCGTTCCCGGCGACCGTGACGGGGATCGACACGGTGACGAGGGCCTGTGTGCCCGATCCGGCGCCGTCGTCTCCGCCTGTGCTGGCGGCGGGGGCCTCTGCCGGCGCCGGGACCAGCGTGGACGCATCCTCGGTGGCACTGTCGCCCACGAGTGAGATGGCGTTGCCGCCGACGGTCACGGGGACGTGGATACCGATGATGCCCTGGGTGCCGGAGAGCAGCCCATCGTCCCCGGTGGTCTCGGCCGCGTTGGCCACGGTGGCACCGAGGACGACGATGCCGCCCCCGATGAGCGCACCCCAGAGGGCGCGCGAAACGAACGTTTTCATGATTTCTCCCTGAATGAGTAGGTGATGTGCGCGCGAGCGCGCGTGATCCTCTGCCACGGCAAGGCGTGGCCCATCACCGATCAGTCGGGGGAGGTGTCCGTCTCGAAGACAGGACTGGAAGGAAGGTCGTCGTCCGCCTGCGGACGCGGCACGGCGTAGTCCTCACGGGGAACGGCGAAGTTCGGCACGACGGTCGCGGCCGCGCCGACGGCGCCACCGCTCTGGCCGGCGCTCGAGCTCGAGCCGGATCCGGGTGTTGCGGGAGGAGACCCGGGCACGTCCCCCGTGGGCTCGTCCGTGACGAGCGGCTGCGGAGGCGAGACGAGGAACGCGGCACCCGCCGGCGGAAGCGCCGTCGCAGTGTGCCGGAGGGGGACGCCCGCCGGGACCGAGGGCACCGCCGAGGACGCAGGGAGCGTCGCATTGCCCGCGGGGGCGAGGTCGAGCTCGGACGTCTCCGCCGCCTCGGGCGAGACGGGGTCGGTGTCGCTGCCTGGTTCCGTGACGGGCGGCGCGGGCGCGCCCGCCACGACCGTCTGGACCGTGCCATCGACGACCTGAGTCGTCCCCGTCACCGTGTCGACGGTGCCGGCGAGGATCTCCTCCACCGGCAGCTGCTCCACGACGTGACCGACGACCGGCACCTTCTCGGTCACGGTGGACACGACATCCTGCACGGTGTCGGTGACGGGAGCGACGACGCTCGTCACGGGCGAGGATGTCGCGACATCGGCGACGACGCCCGTGACCGTGTCGACGGTCGAATCGACCGTGTCGGCCAGCGGCGCCGTGAGGGGAGGAGCGACGGGCGCGACCACTTGGGTGACGGCGCCCACCACCGTGTCGGTGAGTCCGAGGACACCGCCGTGCGGCGTGTCGTCGTCGGCGTGAGCCGCAACCGGGCGCCAGCAGGAACGCGAGGATCAGCCACCCGAAGGCCACGCCTGCCGCTACGAGGAGAAGGCGCAGGAGGTACCGGGGTGCGGGTGTCGTCACCTCGTCCACGGTCTCACCTCCATCTCGGCGGAACGCCAGGGAGCGCTCTGGGCAGCACCATCAGGCTAGAAAATGCGGGTCCCGCAGGGGAAGGGGCTTGTGAAATCGCTGACGTCGTGATCCAACCGAGTTGTGCACACCCAGCTGTGGGCAGTTGTCAAGTCTCAACTCCTACTTCAACCACAGCACTTCCCACAGGGTGTGATCGGTTAAATCCCAGATCAAGTCGCATAAAAAAGTCTGGGAGGCGGCTATGGCCGCCACTTTCCACAGGAGTTGTGCACAAGCTCGGCGGCGTGTTCCGCAATTTGTCCACACAGTTATCCACAGGGTCATTTTGTCGAGGGACGGGTCGCGCCTAGCGTGGGGGCAACCTCGCAGGGACACGGTGTCCGACGCGATGTCCGGGGCTCGTGATCCCATGATGTCGTCGGCCGTGCCGGCGAGGTGACGGTGTTTCCGCGTGCCGTGAGGTTCCGGCAATGTGCCCGCGCGACGTGGGAAGAGGGAGGACGATCGGATCGTGTCGATTGCGGACATCTCGCAGGACCGTCTGGGTGCACCCCGAGAGCACGAGCGCACGCCTCCTCACGATGTGCTGGCCGAGCAGTCGACCCTGGGCGGCATGCTGCTGTCCAAGGATGCGGTGGCGGACGTCATCGAGTCGATCCGCGGCACGGACTTCTACATCCCGAAGCACGAGGTGATCTTCGAGGCCATCCTCACCCTCTACTCCCACGGTGAGCCGACGGATGTGATCGCGGTCACCGACGAGCTCATCAAGACGGGTGACCTCCAGCGAGCCGGCGGGGCCGACTACCTGCACACGTTGACCTCGATCGTTCCCACCGCGGCGAACGCGGGCTACTACGCGAGCATCGTGTCGGAGCGGGCGCTGCTGCGGCGGCTCGTGGAAGCCGGCACGCGCATCGTGCAGATGGGCTACTCGGGTCAGGGCGAGGCGGTCGATCTCGTCAACAACGCGCAGGCCGAGATCTACGGTGTGACGGGCGCCGAAACGGCCGAGGACTACGTGCCGCTGACGGTGGCGGTCGACGCCGCGGTCGAGGAGATCGAGGCGGCGCGGGGGCGCGACGGTCAGATGACCGGCATCCCGACCGGCTTCGAGGGCCTCGACCAGCTGACGAACGGTCTGCACGGCGGTCAGATGATCGTCGTGGCGGCGCGTCCCGCGATGGGAAAGTCGACGCTCGCGCTCGACTTCGCGCGCGCGTCGGCGATCAAGCACAACTTCCCGACGATCTTCTTCTCGCTCGAGATGGGGCGCAGCGAGATCGCGATGCGCCTGATGAGCGCCGAGGCGGCGATCCCGCTTCAGGCGATGCGCAAGGGCACGCTCGACCAGCGCGACTGGACGACGATCGCCGCGACGCGCGGCCGCATCAACGACGCTCCCCTCTATATCGACGACAGCCCGAACATGACGCTCGTCGAGATCCGGGCCAAGTGCCGACGCCTCAAGCAGCGTGTGGGGCTGCGTATGGTCGTGATCGACTACCTCCAGCTCATGACGAGCGGCAAGCGTGTCGAGTCGCGTCAGCAGGAGGTCAGTGAGTTCTCGCGTGCGCTGAAGCTGCTCGCGAAGGAGCTGCAGGTCCCCGTGATCGCGCTGTCACAGCTGAACCGTGGTCCCGAGCAGCGGCAGGACAAGAAACCCGCGATCAGCGACCTGCGTGAGTCCGGCTCGATCGAGCAGGACGCGGACATGGTCATCCTGCTGCACCGCGAGTCCGCCTACGACAAGGAGAGCCCGCGAGCGGGTGAGGCCGACCTGATCGTGGCCAAGCACCGTAACGGCCCGACCGACACCGTGACGGTCGCCTTCCAGGGCCATTTCTCGCGCTTCACCGACATGGCCGCGGGGATGCAGTAGGTCGTTGTAGGTTTTGTAGGGATTCTTCTGAAATGTCCATTTCGCAGGTGAGATGTCCACGCGGTGTCCAAATGGACACTTCGGCGGTTGAGATCGGTCGCTCGCTGACGACGCTGACAAGTTCAACCGCTACGTCGGTCACGGCATGTACGAGGAGGTCAAGGCAGACAACACGGACTTCTAGCAGGGCGCCGTCGGTCGATCTTGGCGGCCGCGTCGAGGGCGAATCGACGCCCCGCGGGACAGCCGTGCACTCGGTGAGTTCGAGAAGGCTGGCGTCCCCGAGCATCGGACGGCGATGTCGGACCCCCTTCGTACACTCGATAGAAAAGCCCGACCGAAAGCGGAGTACGCCCCGATGGCTCACCTGAAGCAGCAGTTCAAGGATGCGTTGAGTTCCATCGAGCCTGGCGACGACAAAGCCAATGCACCGGAGGCGCATCGGTTAGTCCGCGAAGCTCTCCTGGCTGACGTCAAGCTCTCCGAGTACGGAGTGAACCCGGTGTTAATCGGTTCCTACAAGCGAAGCACGTCGATCAAACGGGTGAAGGACGTTGACGTGTTCGTCCGTCTCCCCGATCTGCCTAGCGACGTCACCTCGAAGGAGATCCTCGACCGGTTCTTCACCGTTCTCCATGCCGAGTTCGGGCGTGATGACGACGGCCGTCAGCGGACCAAGCGACAGGATCGAAGTCTGCAGGTCTCGTTCCCCGACTACGACCTCTACGTCGATGCCGTTCCCGCGCGTCCGTATTGGGATGGCGAGACGTGGGAGATCCCGCAGAAGGGCGACGACAACCAGTGGGTGCGCACCAACCCCGAATCGCTGACATCGCTGTCGACGGCGATGAACACCGCGCACGACGGCTTTTACGTCCCGACGGTGAAGCTGCTTCGCCAGACGAGGCGCGCGCTCCTCGGCAGGAAGAAGCCGGGGGGTTTCTTCTTCGAGGTCGCGACCTACCAGGCCTTCGCCTCGGGTCTGGTGACGGGCAGTGATCACGCGGAGTATTACGTGTCGGCGCTCGAGGAGGTGAGAAAGATTGTCGAGAACTTCGTCACATACGGCATCGCGATTAGCGACCCCACACTCCCCGGGCACACCATCCGCATCCGCGCGACCGAAGACGAACTGGAGGCAGCTCGGAGTCGCTTCATCGCCGCCGCCGCCGACGCACAGGACGCGCTCCAGGAGGAGGACGAGGGCAAAGCTGCCCTCGCGTTCCAGAAGCTGCTCGGCAAGAACGGCGACGACGACACCGTCTTTCCGATGCCGCCAGGCTTTAACGACGACGGGTCGAAACGGGAGTTCGCTATCTCCGCTGGTGAACGGACCGTGCCGGCGGGAAGCAGGACCTTCGGTTGACGATCGCCGAGTACGACGAGTACGTCGCCTACTCCCGTCAGCACTTCGAAGAAGGCTTGATTCGCGGGGGCTTCGTCGAAGGCGAAACCGGGTGGCGAGGCACGATCGCACATCCGGACGGGTCGACAGAGGTCGTGATCTCGTTTCGCGCCCGTTTTCCGTTCCACCCGCCACGCGTCGTTCCCGTCGACCCAGACAGCGTCGCCTGGTCGTGGCATCGAGAGCTGGACGGCGCGCTCTGTTTGGTCGCGGAAGACGACCACGACGACCTGTGGTGGACAGAAGCGTCGGCCTTCCTGGAGCACGTGACCGCGTGGTTCGAGCAGGCGGATGCCGGGTGGCCCAATGATCGGCCCGATCTGGATCTCGAGCGATACTTCCGCGCATCTGAAGACGGGCGCCTTTATCTCTACGACGACCTCGCCGGGTACCCGAACGGCTTCGTGCGATTCCGCCCCAGTAGCAATAACACGATGCGGATCGGAAGCGGCACCCGCCCGCCGAAGGCCTCCAGGCACAGTAAGGACCGTTTTGGCTATGTCGCCGATCTCGGCGACATAGACGTTCCACCGAGATCCTGGCAGGACGTGGCGGTTCGCATCGCCCCCGACGTGGACCTCGACCGGCGGATCCGAAACCACCTCGTCGACATCGTGGTGCTCATCTACCGTCGCGGCATCCATGACGGTGCGATCGTCCTCGAAGTATGGCCGACGAAGGATGGGGGCACTGCCGTCCGGCGCCTCCGCGCAGCAGCCGACACCACCGCGGCGAAGACGGCCCGCGCAGGTGCAGCTGCGCCTCTGCTCCACGAAGCTCGGATCGCGATCGTCGGTGTCGGCGCGCTTGGCTCCTTCACAGCCGATCTGCTCGTGCGCGCCGGCGTGCGCCACTTGACGCTTGTTGACGACGACATCGTCATGCCTGGCAACGTCATCCGCCACCTCGTCGGGCCGGAGATGGTCGGGTTGTCGAAAGTCACCGCGGTCAGACGACATCTCATCGTCCGGCATGAGATCGCCGCAGACGGCATTGAAGAGCTCGACGATGCTGTCTCGTCCGGTGACGTCGCCATGGAGCTTCTGACGAGTCACGATCTCGTCGTGGATACCAGCGCCGACTTCGCCACGACCGCGCTCCTGCATATCGCGGCCAGGTCCGCGCGGAAACGGATCATCTCTGCCTCGATTCAGAACGACGGCGCCACCTACCGCGTCGACGTACTCCCGCCACTCGAGGGCGCCGACCCGCTTCCGAGCTCGAGCGTCGACGTCGTCCAGCGGCCGGCCGCAGCGTTCGAAGTCGGATGCGGCAGCCCGATCTCGCCAACACCACCCCACGTCGCGGTCGAGGCGGCATCTGCGACCGTCCGTCACGTCATCGGTCTCCTCACCGAAAGTCCCGTCCACTCCTCAGGGGAAGTACGAAACCTCGTCGACCTAGCAAGGACTGCCCAATGACTCGATCCGCTCCGAGCGTCAACGTGCGTGCTGACGCGCACGAGACGATCGCATCCGAGACCGCGAAACGGCTACCCCTTGAAACCGGCGGCATCCTCCTCGGGTACCGCGAGATGGGCAACGTCGTGGTCACTCACGCTCTCGTGGTTGATGGCGGTGGCGCGACAAAGGACCGTTACGTCCGCGACGACGTTGGGGCGAATGAACGGCTCGCAGAGTTCCTCTCGGATAGAGCAGAGGACGACCCGATCGGCTACGTCGGAGAGTGGCACAGCCATCCCGCACTGTCGGGCCCGAGCACAATCGACCGCAACGCAATGCGCGCCGCCGCCAAAGCCGCTGACGGACCCGTCGCGCTCCTCGTGTTCACGCCCGGCGACACTGGCGCGTACTT
It includes:
- a CDS encoding ThiF family adenylyltransferase, with the protein product MTIAEYDEYVAYSRQHFEEGLIRGGFVEGETGWRGTIAHPDGSTEVVISFRARFPFHPPRVVPVDPDSVAWSWHRELDGALCLVAEDDHDDLWWTEASAFLEHVTAWFEQADAGWPNDRPDLDLERYFRASEDGRLYLYDDLAGYPNGFVRFRPSSNNTMRIGSGTRPPKASRHSKDRFGYVADLGDIDVPPRSWQDVAVRIAPDVDLDRRIRNHLVDIVVLIYRRGIHDGAIVLEVWPTKDGGTAVRRLRAAADTTAAKTARAGAAAPLLHEARIAIVGVGALGSFTADLLVRAGVRHLTLVDDDIVMPGNVIRHLVGPEMVGLSKVTAVRRHLIVRHEIAADGIEELDDAVSSGDVAMELLTSHDLVVDTSADFATTALLHIAARSARKRIISASIQNDGATYRVDVLPPLEGADPLPSSSVDVVQRPAAAFEVGCGSPISPTPPHVAVEAASATVRHVIGLLTESPVHSSGEVRNLVDLARTAQ
- the rplI gene encoding 50S ribosomal protein L9, with translation MAKLILTNEVTGLGSAGDVVEVKNGYARNYLIPQGFAVAWTRGGEKQVASIRAARQARAIHDHEEAVALKDALETNKVKLTVKAGAEGRLFGAVKTGDVADAVKAAGLGDLDKRKIQIPSAIKAVGEHEATVRLRDDLTAVITLQVVAAK
- a CDS encoding nucleotidyltransferase, which codes for MAHLKQQFKDALSSIEPGDDKANAPEAHRLVREALLADVKLSEYGVNPVLIGSYKRSTSIKRVKDVDVFVRLPDLPSDVTSKEILDRFFTVLHAEFGRDDDGRQRTKRQDRSLQVSFPDYDLYVDAVPARPYWDGETWEIPQKGDDNQWVRTNPESLTSLSTAMNTAHDGFYVPTVKLLRQTRRALLGRKKPGGFFFEVATYQAFASGLVTGSDHAEYYVSALEEVRKIVENFVTYGIAISDPTLPGHTIRIRATEDELEAARSRFIAAAADAQDALQEEDEGKAALAFQKLLGKNGDDDTVFPMPPGFNDDGSKREFAISAGERTVPAGSRTFG
- a CDS encoding chaplin family protein; translated protein: MKTFVSRALWGALIGGGIVVLGATVANAAETTGDDGLLSGTQGIIGIHVPVTVGGNAISLVGDSATEDASTLVPAPAEAPAASTGGDDGAGSGTQALVTVSIPVTVAGNGVSVVGDSSSTDAATAPEAAPAVEVGSPATSGDDAILGGTQAIVDATVPVTVGGNAISVLGDSTSTDASTATAPATGSPSAGASAAPSTSGEDGVLSGTQVLAPIAAPVTVGGNAISALGDSTSTDATTATGTTGTTGNATTAGDDSILGGTQAIVPVTAPVTVGGNAISALGDSTSTDATTATGTTGTTGNATTAGDDSILGGTQAIVPVTAPVTVGGNAISALGDSTSTDATTATGTPGSGASPAVTSGDDGILGGTQLGLPLSAPITLGGNAVSVIGDSTTTSPTTGTPTTPGTPGNPGTPGNPGNPGDPGTPGNPGTPGNPGTPADPGTSNVPASLVTGGLGTPAALSVGALAQTGGTDALPGALWAFALLGAGLALLLVTRRGRTSAKG
- the dnaB gene encoding replicative DNA helicase; its protein translation is MSIADISQDRLGAPREHERTPPHDVLAEQSTLGGMLLSKDAVADVIESIRGTDFYIPKHEVIFEAILTLYSHGEPTDVIAVTDELIKTGDLQRAGGADYLHTLTSIVPTAANAGYYASIVSERALLRRLVEAGTRIVQMGYSGQGEAVDLVNNAQAEIYGVTGAETAEDYVPLTVAVDAAVEEIEAARGRDGQMTGIPTGFEGLDQLTNGLHGGQMIVVAARPAMGKSTLALDFARASAIKHNFPTIFFSLEMGRSEIAMRLMSAEAAIPLQAMRKGTLDQRDWTTIAATRGRINDAPLYIDDSPNMTLVEIRAKCRRLKQRVGLRMVVIDYLQLMTSGKRVESRQQEVSEFSRALKLLAKELQVPVIALSQLNRGPEQRQDKKPAISDLRESGSIEQDADMVILLHRESAYDKESPRAGEADLIVAKHRNGPTDTVTVAFQGHFSRFTDMAAGMQ